One genomic region from Phoenix dactylifera cultivar Barhee BC4 unplaced genomic scaffold, palm_55x_up_171113_PBpolish2nd_filt_p 000046F, whole genome shotgun sequence encodes:
- the LOC113463060 gene encoding putative wall-associated receptor kinase-like 16 isoform X5 produces the protein MVWQAALLVQLASLAAASGARHIARSGCQAKCGNVSIPYPFGIGEGCFLHGFEITCNTSFNPPKAFLGRGNIDVEEILLFQGLVVVNNHIARDCYAKNGSRLNSTSPRIRLYKPYKFSSTRNKFVAIGCDTIGRLADMEMKFETGCLSLCNSTSYITNGTCNGIGCCETFIPNELRSFQVHVDSYQNHTKCWDFNPCSYGFLADERRLNFSVDSFSRLASTEKIPVTLSWAVRDKSCEEARNNQTSFACKAENSYCVNSTNGGGYRCNCSEGFERNPYLEDGCQDIDECTSSPCVERCENIPAGSYTCYCPWHMYGDGKKNGSGCKSMSKLLHWVLGSGFGLLVLAVLSSLLYLITKKRRHIKLKEKFFKKNGGILLQQQLSSLKGSAPVTRMFTKEELLAATDNYLESRILGQGGVGTVYKGILPDKRIVAIKKSRISDDSEIEVFINEVVVLSQINHRNVVKLLGCCLETRVPLLVFEFVPNGSLAHILHSEGGKASLSLECRLRIAAEVAGALAYLHSAASVPIIHRDVKPSNILLDENYTAKVSDFGTSRLVPFNQKAFESLIRGTFGYVDPEYFLTGMFTDKSDVYSFGVVLVELLTGEKPVVPAKSMEFTNLALQFGSHVKEGRLHQILEQRLVQEGSPELLLGVAELATRCLSLKWEERPAMKEVAMELEGLRTSSKHPWVEKNEEEGDRLLTVVECSTSGTFGEGDSSSNIMLSFDISR, from the exons ATGGTTTGGCAAGCAGCGCTTCTTGTTCAGTTGGCGAGCCTTGCAGCAGCATCAGGAGCACGGCATATCGCTCGGTCCGGCTGCCAGGCGAAGTGCGGAAACGTCAGCATCCCCTACCCTTTCGGCATCGGCGAAGGCTGCTTCCTCCATGGCTTTGAAATCACATGCAACACATCCTTCAACCCTCCCAAGGCCTTCCTTGGCCGTGGCAACATCGATGTCGAAGAGATCCTGCTTTTCCAGGGTCTGGTGGTCGTCAATAACCATATAGCCCGTGACTGCTACGCCAAGAATGGCAGTCGCCTCAATAGCACGTCCCCGAGAATCCGGCTTTacaagccctacaagttctccAGCACCCGCAACAAGTTCGTGGCGATCGGGTGCGACACCATCGGACGCCTCGCGGACATGGAGATGAAGTTCGAGACCGGGTGCTTGTCGCTGTGCAATAGCACCAGCTACATCACTAATGGGACCTGCAACGGCATCGGCTGCTGCGAAACATTTATTCCAAATGAACTCAGGTCCTTCCAGGTCCACGTCGACAGCTACCAAAACCACACCAAGTGTTGGGATTTCAATCCTTGCAGCTACGGTTTCTTGGCTGATGAGAGACGGCTAAACTTTAGCGTCGACAGCTTCTCTCGTCTTGCCAGCACGGAAAAGATCCCGGTGACGCTGTCCTGGGCCGTACGGGACAAGAGCTGCGAGGAAGCTCGCAATAACCAGACGAGTTTTGCGTGCAAGGCCGAGAACAGCTACTGCGTGAACTCCACCAACGGAGGGGGATACCGCTGCAATTGCTCGGAAGGATTTGAACGCAACCCTTATCTAGAAGACGGATGCCAAG atattgatgaatgtacaTCTTCACCCTGCGTAGAAAGATGTGAGAATATCCCTGCAGGAAGCTATACCTGCTATTGTCCTTGGCACATGTATGGggatggcaagaaaaatggaagcgGCTGCAAATCTATGTCCAAGCTCCTCCACTGGGTTCTAG GCTCAGGGTTTGGTCTCTTAGTTCTGGCTGTCCTCAGTTCTTTGCTTTATCTGATTACCAAGAAGAGAAGACACATTAAGCTCAAGGAGAAGttcttcaaaaaaaatggaggtattctgctacagcagcaactctctTCACTAAAGGGTAGTGCCCCAGTGACAAGGATGTTTACCAAAGAGGAGCTTTTAGCAGCAACCGACAACTACTTGGAGAGCCGCATCCTCGGCCAGGGAGGTGTTGGGACAGTCTATAAAGGAATTCTTCCAGACAAAAGAATAGTGGCGATCAAGAAATCCAGAATATCTGACGATAGCGAAATCGAGGTGTTCATAAATGAGGTGGTGGTTCTTTCCCAGATCAACCATAGAAATGTGGTGAAGCTCTTGGGGTGCTGCCTGGAAACCAGAGTCCCACTGCTCGTTTTTGAATTCGTGCCCAATGGATCCCTCGCTCACATCTTACACAGTGAAGGTGGCAAAGCCTCGCTGTCCTTGGAGTGCCGTCTGAGGATCGCAGCAGAAGTAGCAGGAGCGCTGGCTTACCTGCACTCCGCAGCCTCCGTGCCTATTATTCACAGAGATGTCAAGCCCAGCAATATACTCTTGGATGAGAACTACACGGCGAAAGTATCTGATTTCGGAACTTCGAGGCTGGTTCCCTTCAATCAGAAAGCATTTGAATCATTGATCCGAGGGACCTTTGGATACGTGGATCCTGAGTACTTCCTCACCGGCATGTTCACCGACAAGAGTGATGTCTACAGTTTTGGGGTGGTTCTGGTCGAGCTCCTCACGGGGGAGAAGCCAGTAGTACCAGCAAAATCTATGGAGTTCACCAATCTCGCCTTGCAGTTCGGTTCTCATGTAAAGGAAGGCCGTCTTCACCAAATTCTGGAGCAACGTTTGGTCCAAGAAGGATCTCCTGAGCTGCTTCTAGGAGTTGCGGAGCTTGCGACCCGATGCCTCAGCTTGAAGTGGGAAGAAAGACCTGCGATGAAGGAAGTCGCCATGGAGCTGGAGGGGCTGAGAACATCCAGCAAGCATCCTTGGGTTGAAAAGAACGAAGAAGAGGGAGACCGTTTGTTGACGGTAGTTGAATGCTCCACAAGTGGTACCTTTGGTGAGGGTGATTCTTCCTCGAACATCATGCTGTCCTTCGACATCTCGCGATGA